TGCAGGCCGGATGCGGACAGAGGCGTGGCGTGAAAAGATTATTAAACCCTGCATCGTAGCGAACGGGATTCACCGgctcgtatacatatatacatagaatATAGGCGGTACTGGGGAACGTCTAATGTCATCTTAACATCAATTACGGCTGTAATTAATTTAGTACCGTACCTAATATAAACTCCGTTGAATTAAGGTCAGAACGTCGCGTCAGTTTAACACCATTCGTGAATTTCGCGTTTATTCTGTAACCGCGATATTTAACATCTTTTGACCCCCTGGACGTTGCATATCACGTGCTTTAACACTAGTGGGTTCACACACCGCATTGGGTACATTGCACTTGTGCACAAACGCGCATTGCATATTAATACGCGTACcaacttgaataaaaaaaggaaggaaaacaaacaaattgcTAGAGATTGTGTCTTATCAACGAGAATTTCTCGCAGTTGTGCCGACTAAGGGTGCctttagaaattattattttatcttttcagATCTTCCTCTCTCCTACGGTGTTTTAGAACTGCCATCTAGTTTCGGAACGCAGCCTATAAATTTGATACTTCTCAAAGGAGTGAAGAAGAGATGTTCAAAGTGTAGTAGAGCAAATAAAGAACATAACTCGTTTGCGAGAcatcggtgaaaaatttatctgacGCAATTCGACAACCACGTTCTTGTGTGATTGTCATGTATTGTGTACTCAGGTTGCGGTTGCCTTTGCAAGACTCGTCCGCGCACGAATAGACATGGCATAATATAGGTCTTTAAAAGTACAATCGTTATCCAATTCGTCGAACGACGACgactatacatgtataacatTTTATAGGCACGCCGTATATGAATGTATACGTCATGTATTTActacataggtatatgtatgcCGCATCTGTGCACCATGGATAACTTGGAATAAGATTTCTCGTAAGAACGATTAATTTCCTGCAGAATATTTGTTTTCACTACGGATAAATTCGGagtgtatgtacgtatgtgtgtATTTACATTGTTTAGAGTTTCAGactataaaatatttgtatcaagatttttgatgaatatGTCCGAAAACTGTAAGCCGACAATATTAATCTGCAGTTAATTTCCCGATTAACACGACCTCCTTATTTTAGGCATAGATATAACGTGCGTAACTTGATACATGCACATATACCTATGAAATGATTTTAAGGAACCTAGAAACATAGTATAGTGCTATTAAACTTGTCCTTGTCTAAACAAACTTCTCCTTGCATTGGActgcatttatttttttattactctgTGTTCTCGCGATTCAAGCAAAGTGCATGTCAGcatgttgtgaaaaaatttcaaacgttatTAAATATTCTTTTCAACATCTCGGTATTAAGTTATCCTTCGACTTGGTTGTGATCTATATTTTAGAAACGACGTAACGATGATTCCATGTACATAGAATTTCCCGATGTCGTGACCGCAGGTCATTTCGAATAATTACATAATACGAGTCATTCGTAATGACGACaaaatacatattattacGTAAACTATTTCGatgaaatgtaattatttatacTACCTATAATATTTCCCACGGCTTGCATTACCATTTGTGATTACGAAAATTACAGTATATAAAGTATACGTTTAACTCTAGCAGAGATTATCTCTAGTATATAAGGATGTACGATTTGTTCAGTGATACGAGATTCTGGGGCATGCGATGGTTCCGcttttctcttcctcctcATCGCCTATTTCCGCATCCCGTTCGCCTGTACAGTGTACGGCTATTATTCCTATTCGCATCTCTTCTCTCCTATCCATTTCACTTTAGATTTCTCTCCTTCATCCGACCGCCTGGTGGTGTCTACcacatctctctctctctctctctctctctctcattgtATACATAGGGCATACCGTGCGGCATGGCATCCCCTGCGTACCTATATTAAGACATTCAGGGGGAAATGAAACGGTCGGAGCTAAATACAGCTTAACTCCCGAACTTCCAACGACAGAAAAGCGAGATGACGATGGTGCTGGCAATCTTCTATGCCTCTGCACCATTTGTACAGGGTGTGTCCCAGATACGTGGGATTCAGTTTGTGTGGAATTTGTGTTCTCAAATATCGTCGTAAGGTGTCGAACCGGCGACTCGTCAAGTTACGAGTCTTTGCTAcaaatttaatatatatatatatatgtcaatTCATGATCGGTTGCAGTGTAACAAAATGTTTAGTTGATCTAAATAGTCCAATTAAACATTTTGTTAAACCGACAGATCTTGAACTGACTAcacaattaaaatattcatttcgtCGCTCGTGACTGTAAATTTGGTCGATTCAACGACGTTTTTATTTGAGTTTAACTAACCTGCAGCATGATCAAGCTGCTGCTGACCGGTTATAACGATTATGACGATCTTGTGAGACGTGCAAAATCTGACAAACAATCCGTTGTCGTCTGAATCTTTAATGTTGTAAGACATGCAAGAATCGCAAGAATCATCTGAATATATTCATGTCGTAGGTTGATTTCGCGGATCCAACTGTAAACTTGCATGACGagataaatatattacatacacaaCGAGGTATATCTTCACGATTATAAACATTATGACTTGTAAcgcgaatattttttccacctaCATCCGTAATTATCTTCCAACTATCCGCATACCGCGATCAATTTTGTACATCTGTGATATTATTATCACGTACAACAGGGGTATATTAGCATTCGCTGTTTGTGTTGGTGTGTTTATTGCTCGTTGGCTAAAATCTGGCCTACGCTTTACTTCCTTTCCATAtgcataatatatgtatatagcaATTTGTCGAGCGTAGGCCAGCGTAGGCCAACCAAGCCCCCGTATCTATCTCTTTCGCAAACGTTGACAGGTATATATCATAATGCAAGTTTACCCACACATCCGTAATCACGCGGTGAAAAAAGGGCACGGgcaaaaaaagtagaaaaaataaaaaaagaaaacacaaatTATCTTTTCAATATCCGCAACATTGATACACCCACCATACATTATTACGCGCAGTTATTCAATTCCTTCCTTTTCGCTGCAGTTCAGACCTtcgattatacgtatacacgatTTCAATGTTCACTGGAATAACGCAGATGGATTATTCTACTCTGATACATATTAGCATCGTGCAGAAGTCCGCATGTATCAGACGAACGGTGGCCGGTTTCACTTGCAATAATCGGTGCCGTTGTGCCAGTTGTTTGTCTCGCGTAGCTGCAGGTATGCATAGCTAAGAGGGCGGAGGTTTCACGTTCCGCACGCTTTCGACAGGTATAGGAATTACGCGTGGGCGAAATCAGTGACCAATATCTACGACAGCGACACGTCTATGCGTGAATATTATAGTTCGAGTTGCGATGGTGTTATATATGCTTGGTCGTAATTACAATACACCCGAGTTCCGTACAGGTATGTGACTTGTAACTTCGGTACCTACGTATAATTGTAACGCACAACGCGTGTCGGGATCTGTGAAGTGTCCACCAAAGGGAAACTAGGATAAGGATCGAGTGAAAGACACAGAACGGAAGAGAAGACGACTGCGTGGTTTAAACGCGGCATGGAATATAGAAACGTGCCCGCACGCACGTGCTTCCGATTTAATTAGTCCATCCACGCATCCGCAACGCAAACCGACGTCTATACGCAGCAAGGATTACTCACATTCAATTTTAAACGCATAACATTGCTCCAGGATatgttggaaaattatttaccaCTGTGCTATACGGTGCTACTTGTCAATGAAAAGTTCAgttattttttagaaaaatctcTACTCAACGATATCGGTTACGTGTAAATAGCAggaattataataacaacagtTCTCTAGCTAAGCATTTTACAAAAACCAACAGACTACTATTCCATTCTTTTAATGTCAAAATCGTATTATCTGActaattttctctttctatttAAAACTGATTatcttgaaattatttcttgaaaataactTTTAATATAGCTGCTTTGTTTTTGTACAACCAAGGTTACAACCTAACACATTTCTGTATACGTACAACGTTTCTGTCGTCAACATGTGGGAGCATTCATTCATACAAAAAGTGGTCGGACGTGCATTTTTAAcatgaaataattatacaacaaCGAAATTGATCTAAATTTATTCACAATCGTTATTTTCTAAGTAGGGTTTCtgggttaaaaatttttttttctttacgtcAAGGGGATATGGTTTTGATTAAACTCAATTCTTGACTGACTTCAATTATAGCTTTCGATTCGTCGTGTTTCACGAATCCTCAAATATGGGACGAGATAGTTAGTTAGCCTTCACGGAAGAGTGTCGATTATAATAGATACTCTCATACACGCGGTGGGAAAATTAATAGGCTGTTGAAAGtacatattaattatatcTAGTGAATTCCACCATCATAATCAGCCATAATTATGCGTCTTCATTGCGTACGTGGATATGCTGATTGCTTTTCTCTATTCGACCAGTAGATCAAGTGCGCGATGAATATATGagcatttttattctttactcAATTACGATACACATGTGAGTAATTGTTATACGTGTACGTTCCCAGTTTTTCTatctaattgaaaaatttttacggtcAGATTTCGGTTGACAAGATAAACGCGAAAAGATAAAGCGATTCTTATATCGCTTTATGCACTTTCGTATACTTGAGTATAAGAATTCTAAGCCCAACTTGAAACGCTGTCGTTACTTACGTGATTGTAATCACTAATCTTCAAAAGTCTCCAAAGATGCAGCACAGTCACGTGTCGGGAACTTGTGACTTGAAGTTGCCgcataaatttcaatacgatTTATAAATACACGTAACTTCACTGTCTCTGCTGCTGTCAATGCACCTCGATGACTGCTTGCGCACAACGAAAACTTCCAAAATGTTGTACGCGAACGATAAGCTGTCGCGCTTTGACGCAGTCTAGTATGAAACAGACAGCACCGTTACCAGGGAAAAGTTACcggaataattttataattattgtttcagCTGATTTATAGGAAAGAGGATTTATTCAGTCCGTTATACTAGCACGTATAAAAAGGTTACAGTCGTTACGTAATTCTGAAGTCATGTTTGTCGTCGTCACTTTGTCACGTTTATGTACCAATTCTCTTCATTTCTCACGTTGCAGGTGTCGTTCGTTCGTCGAGAATTGAACACCGAAGCTGAGAAAATCCCCAACAGCTGTATTACTTTTCCAGCTGGGATACTGCGGTGCATCTAGAGTCACCTCGtgttgaagaaaacaaaaacagtcTTCAAGTGCGCGTCTTACGTTGGGAAACAGTGAACATGTAGGGGTGCACGATTGACTGGTCTACCAGCTGGTTCGGATAATcgcataaaaatataataacagtaataatcgACGGTGTGCAGGTCGGGTGATTTTTTAGTGTGATATCGAGTGATGATAATAGTAATTTGTGTTTCCGAGCAAGGGGATAACCGGAGGAGATTAAACTAGCCGAGGGCTGAAAGTGTCAGCGGTGCAACGATGCCGAGGACGGCATCATCGACGCCCCGCAGGCTGAACACCGAGGAAGACGACGACTGCAGATTGGGAGTCGCATCCCGTGATAACGACAGTATTGCATTCCAGGTATATGCATAGGCACGCGAAGTGTATAGTACTTAACACTGAGGTTTACCGGGTTGTATAATGGCGGCAACAGCCAAACACGATCTGAGACAAAAGTTTCCGACGGATTCAACGGGCGAGGAGGACATAGCGGCGATAGCAAAGCAGATAAGCGACCACGCCGAGGCGATTTACCAGACCTGGAAGAGCCGCGGTCTTGCACCAACCGAGATTCTCAATTGTCACAGCAACGCTACCGCCGCTGATAAGTTCGACTCGGTCCTGACGCCCGGGGTGCAGAATAACCCGAATAAGAATCCCTCAACAGCCGCTGAGCTGCTGGCCCAGGCTCCGACCTTGGACAATAACAAGCTTGAAAAATTGGTCAACAACTTCGTCGTGGAGGACAAGGCGAGGCTGGCTGCCTCACGGCAGAAATCACCGTCTAAGGTGCTGCCCTCCTCGATTCAGTTCGCACTCCAGAAGTTCGAACGCAACAGTTCCACGTCCCAATCATCGCCCGTCAAGATTGCAACCGCAGCGACCACGCCGGCCGTCAAACCTCTTCAGGTTCAGCCGAAGAGCGGCTCCGCGTCGCCGTCCCCGTCGCCCGCACCCTACGCTAACAAACCCGCGGAGATAACGCGGCCGCAGGCATCGCCGAGCACAAAATCAACCCCGGCACATCACAATGAGGTTTTCCTCGAGACCATCGAGACGACATTTCCGGCAGATTTGACGCCCGCTAGGATCGTCGTCCAGCAGAAGAGGCCGTCCAGCGTAGTGTCCTGCAGGGTGCAGGACCGAGCCTTGGGCAACGGATCGACCGGCTCAGCCGCGGCCAACATGTCGGGACTCACCACCTGGCcgttgaagaataaaatttcgaacgGCGAGGCGAAGAGGGGTGCGAAGACCTCCGCCAAGGTCTTCGAAAGCGGTAATCGGGCTGCGGTCTCCGTCGCGGATGAGAAATCTCCGAAGTCACCACCCAGAGAATCGGCGAGCATTATTTCGGACGCTGTTCCAACCCTCGGCGATTCCAACGCGAAGAACTGCCTCGCTGATGAGGTTGCCAGGGAGGAAGAACGGCTGATAAACGCTCTGATGACCGGCGTCATCATCCCCGAGGAACCCCTCGAACTCCGGCCAGTCGAACATCATGCGGTCGCCAAGCAGAAGCCGGCCATCAAGAAGGAGAAGCCGAAGGTCGACCCGATCAAGCCAATCATCCTGGCACACAGCTCGAGTCTCGCAGCATCGGGGATCGGCGTCCCTGTCCAGGCCAACGCTACCCTGGAACCTAAGTCCCTCAGCAAGGACGACCTGTCGACAATGTCGATGGTGGATTACGCGAAGGTCAGGTACAGGGCAGCCCAGCAAAATCCACCGACTCAGAAACGGCTCGAGGAACAGCGGGACGCTGGCAGTTTGAACAACAACGCGGGTCATCCGCTCCACCAtcaccaccatcaccaccatcaccatcatcaCCATCGTCGCAGTAtgaataacaacaacaataatgaaaatacgaacaacaacaacaacaacaccatCAGCAGCAAGGACGACATTGACGGTGCGGCGGCGAACCATGCGGAACAGCTGGTTTCCGCGGCGAGGACCAAGTTCGAACCTGCCGCACAGGGCAAGGATGTTGATGGCGGTAAGGAGAGGGACGTCGAGGATGCGAAGGACAGGGAGTCCAAGGACGAAAAGGACCTCGCGAGTACGTCGCGTTGGGGTCCTAGAGTCGGCACACCATCTAGGCCTCGACTTGAACAACTGGTACCTCATCCCGAGCTAACCACCCAACAGAGGCAGCACATCAgagccgcggcaaccgggacCGGAAACAACCCGGTCCGGCCATTTTTAACGAGGGGCTCGGTCGCCGAGAGAGTCCTCATATTCGAAAAATGCCCCAGCGAACTGCTACTGGACAAACGAGGACCCAGACAACCGGCTATTGTCACTTGGCGAACGGGGCACGAGGTCCAGAGCAAAGCGCAGGTACATGTTTGCTCATACGTTTGGTATTATAATACGTACCACCTTGTGATGGTTTGTTTCCACTTCTCTTCTCTTCATCTTTACCTTCGAGATCTCATCTCTCTTTCTCGATCCCTTTGTTTTCTCGCGATAATTGTCACGCCGTCTTTATATACcgattatatatacatgtatgtatgtatgtattacgCTGAGTAATGCATGGATGTAGGTCGACTACGCACGGCTACGACGGTGTAGGTTTTATGGACTTGTATAGTAACGTCTCGTCGCACTTTCCACGTCACCGTGAATTACCACGTGTACGCTCATACACCGCGTAGTATCTTTCTTGCGTATGTTAACGTACTAGGTATACTCGTAGTGAAACCTTCTATTGTTTTCAACGCATACCGACAATGACATAGTGAGTTACTGGGCCGATATAATGGTTTAGAAGCTTTTCTGTTTACGATGACAATGCAAGAACAATTGCTAATCATACAAAGATTTTGTGACACTTCAAGATTTTGGATAAATTGTTACATCAGATACAAGTGAATTTTGTCTTCTCATACTTCTATGATGGTGTAGATATGTGTACAGCAGGTTTTTAGATTTACCGATGATTTACGTtgtaattgatgaaaaatcccTGGATGTGATATTCCTGAAGGAAAAAGAGATCCTGTAGTAAAAATTGCTCCTCTCTACTTAATATGcctgagaaaaatgttttttatattGACACTTATTTTTCGAGCTCATACGAAAATGGAATTATTACAgagataaatttgaatttaggTAATCGATTTTAGGATTCAGACTAACTTATGAGAAGATATCGCGGAGAATGGTTTTGGAACAAAATCATGGTTATTTTACGACGGTTTCAAGCTTTaggtaaattaattaaattatgcTTGCAGAAAATTTGCGTGTATATCAGTACCAGTATGAGCAGCTACAGGtgtattattcaaatatatggTAATTTTGATCTTGTGTTTAAAAATCATAGAATGTTACTCGATGCGATATAATCTGCGACGCTGTAACGGGATTTTCGGATATGAAAAAAGTGGTTTGTAGATATTATCGATATTGTTGCCACCATAAAATCAATCGCGTGCAACGTATGAGCCAGCCAAATTACCGAAACCTGCATGATATATCTGTACATACGTATGGAAGTTCACGCGGCACGTGTTATTGGTGCGAATGAacttacaaaataaattacagTCTGCTATGGATTATCAACTATACGTACACATGATTTATATAAGCTTGTTATAATATATTCGAAAACTTTACGAATCAATTGTCAATTCGGGCAATTGATGCAGAACTTTTGTGCCATTCAAATGAGATTCAATCATATCGTCATTATTGTATGTAGATGACCAGGAAACGTTTGAAAGTTCATTCAACCGTATAAATGTTTCGACTCTTTGTCGGATgccgtttttaaaaaatttacacacaaTTCGGGATAGTTGAATTCATATACACATTTCGTAGTAAATTTGAGATCTTTTTAGCGGCACTTCAATTTTCATGGATTAACTTGACCAACGATcgtttatttcaaataaattgattcCAACTTTGACGAGCGCGACATAATTTCCCGTTATCGAATTCCAAAATCGTGTATAACAGTGTTGCAGCTCAAGAGGCGGGTTCACACTATACAAGGTGCAACGATGAAGAAAGCGTCGGGCTTACACGACGTTCCCACATCGGCCGCGTGTACGTTACACGTTATAcgcgtatgtatgtacctacgtacACATCTGACGTGGTTACATCTATGCACATACGCGCATATGTATAGATAGGCGATATTTCTGGATGCACCAAATATAGCCTCGCTCGACAGCCTTCCGTTGCCTTCTTCCAACTCTCTGCCCCGTTAAGCTAACTTGCACCAACAACAACTATAAAACGCGACTCGTGCAGTTCTTTCTCTGCATGCCTACGTCAAGTTCTCCACGGAGAGCCAAAAGCGAATTTTCTTTGTAAAACGAAAGTTTACACAGACTCGATTCATTCGTCACGCGAAGCTCGCAAGTTATTACGGAAAATCGGCTACGCTGACTCCCACGATCAGTAATGATGATGACTGTGTACGTATATTATCGATACACGATATGCGACTGCATCCATGAATAAATAAGATCAGTTTCTTTAACATCTACAGTATCACGGTATCATGCAGCCAGATAATACGCTCCAATTTTACACTGTAATTATACCTTTTTGCTTGTACAAATTACCATATTCGATCCTGGTTTTATCAATTCCACtgcttttcaaaatatttttctctctatggttacataaatttatttatggaTTCTCGTACACACGTTCAACTACTTTCATTGTTCCGTTATAGAGGAACACCTCCGTTCGCATaagcaatttttcaatcagaTTCAACAAAGTCTAAATAACTAGATATCATCCGGTGCTTGCGCGACGCGTTACTTGTTGATTTTTCTGGCCACCGATACCATTTTGGCAAAGTTGCGACTTGCGATCAAAATTGTTTACTTTGTTTCGGAAGGCTTTTTTGAGAACAATTCGAAGCAAAAACAAATGTCTTTATAAATTGTCAGTTCTGGATAAATTTATACGTTGATATGTTTATATCGAAGGGGGGATattaaaatcaatattaatattgaacgCGTAATCATAAAATTCGACCTCGATGACAAAGCTTGAGAACTGTGTCTCGGGTCAAAAGTATCGTTAGCGGGTAGCATGTACATGGCAAGCAACGCATGGAGAACAGTTCACAGTGAAAACTCTTCGGAAAGCTgcggtgaaaaaatagaaCGAGCCGGCGAATCGCGTATCGAACGTTTGTACGCAAGACATTCTTTAAATGTGAACTTTGGgtatttataagaaaaattgtttctaacCTGCCTATCTTTTACTCGCGAAATCGTCGCTTGTCACTATTATAACTATGCATAATATACTGCAGTCAAATGTACAGAAATGACCTTTCCAAAAAACACTTACCTAACGATATTCGCAACGTGCCATATGTACATGTTCCGCAGTAGAAGATTACTTTTTTAGCATATTTTATGGAcgcaaaattttattctcgagtagttatatacatataatcgaCCATCATTATTATGTTGTTGATGTACCAACTATCGCGAGttttaaaatcattaaaagCCGAAACTCCAGTTTGCTGTCAGAGCTCGACAATTTttaatcgattgaaaaaatcctgTTACGTATCCGAAGCGCCAACGTGCAAAGTCATCATACAAATTAAACACTTGGCGAATTACCTTTACCTTCAATATAAAATTACGTTAAATTATTGCGAGGAAGCTACGACGTTGTTTCATTACTGGCAATATAATTTTTGGGTACGATTGAATATATGTACTCGTATATGCTTGGCATTACAGCCAGGCCACGCACGCGGTCGAGAAACCGTCTTAAATCGGACTCCTCTTCTATACCTACGTGACTGTTTTATCTTTTTCCCACCTATTCGCTTTCCCTTCATCCTTTTTTCCTTCACACGCGTATGCGTGCATCGGCGTGTATCAAGGACCCGCATACGCACCCACCTAGGTGTGCCTCACGCAACGGAATCGTAATAAGCAGCAACCTCGAACAATCGTCCGTGTATAAGGGCGCGGTCAAATTCGCAATGTCAATTGGCAATTGGCAATGTGATTGGCGTATCCGCGCTGTCATGCGCTGCGCTGCTCGTTCAGCCGTGAATGAATTGTACTCGCAACTCGTGCCAGGTCTTGACCCTTGACCGTAATATGTTTACACTACGATATTATACCTATGACATACATACAAGTAACAACGTATCGTCATAATGCCGCGTTATGCCATTACATGCGGTCGCAGGAAGCGGACCGCGATCTCATAACTCAATTCCGATAATCATATTACGGTGGGTGCGGTACACTgctaatatatattatacctatatccaTATATGACGATGcctaaatacaaaaattattctataGCTTTCGAGCtttgttatcaaaattactACAATAGGCTTAGTATGTTGTGTAAGTGGATGATTGATTTATCGCGACAAGATTTGGAATGTATAATTACATCTGGTTAGGTAGCGAGATATTAGGATGattagttgtttttttttcttttttgcataTCCGATAGGTTGACAGTAGGAAAGAAATTCATGCGCGTTTAATAGCGTAAGTTtcatgtgtgtatgtgtgtgtgtgtttttataCAGAACATGTCAAAGTTTGACAAATATTCACTCGTTCAGacagaaggagaaaaaaagaaaaggattCACGAATAAGTTACGAGATTCCTATGATAGACGATTACAAAactttgaataaacatattcTATCATGGCTCGTAGGCTGCTTTGGTTTCATCTATATATCTACCTACCTGTCTACTTATAATATCTgtgttcattattttttatcttttgtttttccttgtttttcaCGTATTTTGCATAATTACAGACTTACGCAAGGGAAAAGACACAGACGCAGAAGAACCTGCCGCCTCACACAACGCTACAGAGGCACGTTAAGGCAAATCGGAATGTACACATACCAAGGTAATGAGATATTTAAtcacgtataggtatacgtatatctaaCGTATAAGTTTGCACATACCCGGGGCTTCTCGTTCGTGTCAGTCGACTCATCTTCTTTCCCTACCTGGATACGTGTATCGTATAATAATGACAAGAGGAGGAACGGAAGATTTGATGGAAATCACAATAAATTAGTATCCTACAGCTTGAAAGTCTTGAACTATTCGCTTTATGCGATGTTAAGATTGCACGCTTACGTCTTCACTTTTGTCGCTCGGAGAATTTATTGCGACTTTCTGTCTACGTTACGAACactatacatcaatataatttaAGTACAAAATTTGTCTATTTATTGAGGGTTATTTATCTATCTTTAATCTTGTCACGACTAATTTTGATTAGATTCTACTTTCCTGGTGGAAAACCGATACCGACGTCTCAGCTGGATGCTACGCTAGTTCGAATATCTGCCGCATTTCAGAGTCTTCCTGGACACCGAGCTGCCAAAACTCAGTTTCACATAATCACCAAGGTGCGATATTTTAACGTACACCTTACAGAGTGTACTCTGAAGGAAATCATTCCACAGATTTCGATACAGAAGAAACGTTTTTTCACTCAGAAGTGcattgatattattttcaataaaaaaatcgaatatttgTATCGTATTGTTATAACAGTACAGTATTTGTTATAACAAATATTATCGACTTGCTTCAGGCTTGCGACTGTCCTCTGTATTGGAAAGTGCCGCTCTTCCTTGCGTCTGGGGGTGATAAGAATGCCTACGTCGACCAGAATATGTTCTTAGAATTCTGGAAAGAGTGAGTTGCGAAATGCTAAACCGACAgcttataatatgtatatcgACGAGTATAAAAAAGGGTTGACGCAATGTCAT
The sequence above is drawn from the Neodiprion pinetum isolate iyNeoPine1 chromosome 2, iyNeoPine1.2, whole genome shotgun sequence genome and encodes:
- the LOC124211488 gene encoding uncharacterized protein isoform X3; this translates as MAATAKHDLRQKFPTDSTGEEDIAAIAKQISDHAEAIYQTWKSRGLAPTEILNCHSNATAADKFDSVLTPGVQNNPNKNPSTAAELLAQAPTLDNNKLEKLVNNFVVEDKARLAASRQKSPSKVLPSSIQFALQKFERNSSTSQSSPVKIATAATTPAVKPLQVQPKSGSASPSPSPAPYANKPAEITRPQASPSTKSTPAHHNEVFLETIETTFPADLTPARIVVQQKRPSSVVSCRVQDRALGNGSTGSAAANMSGLTTWPLKNKISNGEAKRGAKTSAKVFESGNRAAVSVADEKSPKSPPRESASIISDAVPTLGDSNAKNCLADEVAREEERLINALMTGVIIPEEPLELRPVEHHAVAKQKPAIKKEKPKVDPIKPIILAHSSSLAASGIGVPVQANATLEPKSLSKDDLSTMSMVDYAKVRYRAAQQNPPTQKRLEEQRDAGSLNNNAGHPLHHHHHHHHHHHHHRRSMNNNNNNENTNNNNNNTISSKDDIDGAAANHAEQLVSAARTKFEPAAQGKDVDGGKERDVEDAKDRESKDEKDLASTSRWGPRVGTPSRPRLEQLVPHPELTTQQRQHIRAAATGTGNNPVRPFLTRGSVAERVLIFEKCPSELLLDKRGPRQPAIVTWRTGHEVQSKAQTYAREKTQTQKNLPPHTTLQRHVKANRNVHIPRFYFPGGKPIPTSQLDATLVRISAAFQSLPGHRAAKTQFHIITKACDCPLYWKVPLFLASGGDKNAYVDQNMFLEFWKEWSNSYHDAASRFVRMTTRGLRDSIIPEDLIPLVQDVVETHPGLTFLKEATEFHSRYVHTVVARIFYSVNRSWSGKISVSELRRSNLLAVISVLEHEEDINHVTAYFSYEHFYVIYCKFWELDRDHDLFIDKLDLTRHNDNALSTRMIERIFSGAVTRGGVRTSGSQHIQQYHKHNHDLHDDENDEHHNYQQSQQQPGENKMSYTEFVWFLLSEEDKNHPTAIEYWFRCWI